The following proteins are encoded in a genomic region of Burkholderia pyrrocinia:
- a CDS encoding multidrug ABC transporter ATPase, whose product MLFLKNAAGALRRNLTDTAHHVFSGPHRGWKIALYVTMLVVPGGSLAALGFAWFDHHRQRNAKGGARRTSQPAATEPSSWRAAAEPVPVPVRCH is encoded by the coding sequence ATGCTGTTCCTGAAAAATGCCGCCGGCGCGCTGCGCCGCAACCTGACCGATACCGCTCATCATGTGTTTTCCGGGCCGCACCGCGGCTGGAAGATCGCGCTGTACGTGACGATGCTGGTCGTGCCGGGCGGTTCGCTCGCGGCGCTCGGGTTCGCATGGTTCGATCATCACCGGCAGCGCAACGCGAAGGGCGGCGCACGCCGCACGAGCCAGCCGGCCGCGACGGAGCCGTCGTCATGGCGGGCCGCCGCCGAACCCGTGCCGGTGCCCGTGCGCTGTCACTGA
- a CDS encoding efflux transporter outer membrane subunit, with protein MPYASLPRALRPLSAAVAVATAVLLAGCAVGPDYHRPDTSIPAAFKEAPAGWKVAQPADRTDRGAWWTVYNDPQLDALIGKLNASNQTIAQSAAAYRQARALVTEARAAYFPTVGLTASGSRARTPRTSLSSGSSSNVGSGSSGSIGNSYSVGLDASWEPDLWGKVSRTVSAQRAGEAAAAADLANARLSQQALLAQTYFQLRTSDALQKLLDDTVKSYEQSLKLTQNQYAQGVAARADVIQAQTQLQSAQAALIDNGVARAQFEHAIATLIGEPASTFSLPPNPLAAEPPITPVDVPSALLERRPDIAAAERRAAAANEQIGVAIAAFFPTLTLSATGGFQSSVWSQLFTLPARFWTVGPQLAATLFDAGLRAAQTDAARATYDQDVAAYRLAVLTAFQDVEDNLASQRILAQEIDVQRQAVDSAEHALAIVTNQYKAGTVAYLNVLTAQTTAFTAQQKLATITGQRMTSSVGLVKALGGGWDASDMARENGDMAAPAPVPASGAAAPLAQK; from the coding sequence ATGCCGTACGCCTCCCTCCCGCGCGCCCTTCGCCCGCTGAGCGCCGCCGTCGCCGTTGCGACGGCCGTGCTGCTCGCCGGCTGCGCCGTCGGGCCCGACTATCATCGGCCCGACACGTCGATCCCCGCCGCGTTCAAGGAAGCGCCGGCCGGCTGGAAGGTCGCGCAGCCCGCCGACCGCACCGATCGCGGCGCGTGGTGGACGGTCTACAACGATCCGCAGCTCGATGCGCTGATCGGCAAGCTCAACGCATCGAACCAGACCATCGCGCAATCGGCGGCCGCGTACCGGCAGGCGCGCGCGCTCGTCACCGAGGCGCGCGCCGCATATTTCCCGACCGTCGGGCTGACCGCGTCCGGCTCACGCGCCCGCACGCCGCGCACGTCGCTGTCGTCGGGCTCGTCGTCGAACGTCGGCAGCGGCTCGTCCGGATCGATCGGCAACAGCTACAGCGTCGGCCTCGACGCAAGCTGGGAACCCGACCTGTGGGGCAAGGTGAGCCGCACCGTCAGCGCGCAGCGCGCCGGCGAAGCCGCCGCCGCGGCCGATCTCGCGAACGCGCGGCTGTCGCAGCAGGCGCTGCTCGCGCAAACCTATTTCCAGCTGCGCACGTCCGATGCGCTGCAGAAGCTGCTCGACGACACCGTGAAGTCGTACGAACAGTCGCTGAAGCTCACGCAGAACCAGTACGCGCAGGGCGTCGCCGCGCGCGCGGACGTGATCCAGGCGCAAACCCAGCTGCAGAGCGCGCAGGCGGCGCTGATCGACAACGGCGTCGCGCGTGCGCAGTTCGAGCATGCGATCGCCACGCTGATCGGCGAACCGGCGTCGACCTTCTCGCTGCCGCCGAACCCGCTCGCGGCCGAGCCGCCGATCACGCCGGTCGACGTGCCGTCCGCGCTGCTCGAGCGCCGGCCCGACATCGCGGCGGCCGAGCGCCGTGCGGCCGCCGCGAACGAGCAGATCGGCGTCGCGATCGCCGCGTTCTTCCCGACGCTTACGCTGTCGGCCACCGGCGGCTTCCAGAGCTCGGTGTGGTCGCAGCTGTTCACGCTGCCGGCGCGTTTCTGGACGGTCGGCCCGCAGCTCGCGGCCACGCTGTTCGACGCGGGGCTGCGCGCCGCGCAGACCGACGCCGCACGCGCGACCTACGACCAGGACGTCGCCGCGTATCGCCTCGCGGTGCTCACCGCGTTCCAGGACGTCGAGGACAACCTCGCGTCGCAGCGCATCCTCGCGCAGGAAATCGACGTGCAGCGGCAGGCCGTCGACAGTGCCGAACACGCGCTCGCGATCGTCACGAACCAGTACAAGGCCGGCACGGTCGCCTATCTGAACGTGCTGACCGCGCAGACCACCGCCTTCACCGCGCAGCAAAAGCTCGCGACGATCACCGGGCAGCGGATGACGTCGTCGGTCGGGCTCGTGAAGGCCCTCGGCGGTGGCTGGGATGCGTCGGACATGGCGCGCGAGAACGGCGACATGGCTGCGCCGGCGCCCGTCCCGGCGTCCGGTGCGGCCGCGCCGCTCGCGCAGAAGTAA
- a CDS encoding type II secretion system protein N, producing MRPWTKRLVAALPWVVAGGLATAVTLVALAPAAWIAPQFARATGGHVNLVDPDGSLWHGSGTLMLAPGADQGAATLLPGRVEWTTRFWPLLTGRVQMRMRQTEAMPDAVTLDATWRGAVLSAGTMAVPASLLAGLGTPFNTLDLQGDVRLGWTDWRLFGHNAFGQLTVTIDSMSSRVSRVKPLGSYRAVLQAKGAGADLDLSTTQGPLFLDGHGNFGAGQGSFRGTAHAAPEQQANLAGLLNLLGHPIGNNEVSLIFGDAMR from the coding sequence ATGAGGCCGTGGACGAAGCGGCTCGTCGCCGCGTTGCCGTGGGTGGTGGCAGGCGGGCTCGCGACGGCGGTGACGCTCGTCGCGCTCGCGCCGGCCGCGTGGATCGCGCCACAGTTCGCCCGCGCGACCGGCGGGCACGTGAATCTCGTCGATCCGGACGGGTCGCTGTGGCACGGCTCGGGCACGCTGATGCTCGCGCCGGGCGCCGACCAGGGCGCGGCGACGCTGCTGCCGGGCCGGGTCGAATGGACCACGCGCTTCTGGCCGCTGCTGACCGGGCGCGTGCAGATGCGCATGCGGCAGACCGAGGCGATGCCCGATGCCGTCACGCTGGATGCGACGTGGCGCGGCGCGGTGCTGTCGGCGGGCACGATGGCCGTGCCCGCGTCGCTGCTCGCGGGGCTCGGCACGCCGTTCAACACGCTCGACCTGCAGGGTGACGTGCGGCTCGGCTGGACCGACTGGCGCCTGTTCGGCCACAACGCGTTCGGCCAGCTGACGGTGACGATCGACTCGATGAGTTCGCGCGTGTCGCGCGTGAAGCCGCTCGGTTCGTACCGCGCGGTGCTGCAGGCGAAGGGGGCGGGCGCCGATCTCGACCTGTCGACGACGCAGGGCCCGCTGTTCCTCGACGGGCACGGCAACTTCGGCGCCGGCCAGGGATCGTTCCGTGGCACCGCGCATGCGGCGCCCGAGCAGCAGGCAAACCTCGCGGGGCTGCTGAACCTGCTCGGCCACCCGATCGGGAACAACGAGGTTTCGCTGATCTTCGGCGACGCGATGCGCTGA
- the gspM gene encoding type II secretion system protein GspM → MKTEQLNQTLAQFWGERSPREKTLLGWGGAVLAVVIAYSVLWSPAQEGRARILRELPTMRRELAQMTAQANEAKSLTAAAQGVAPTGLALKDALIASLSDHGLQGAQVQIVGNGVQVQMKNVSFPAWTQWLDDARRQFKVQVGEAHATALKEDGQVDLTAVMQPSVQK, encoded by the coding sequence ATGAAGACGGAACAACTGAACCAGACGCTGGCCCAGTTCTGGGGTGAGCGCTCGCCGCGCGAGAAAACGCTGCTCGGCTGGGGCGGCGCCGTGCTGGCGGTCGTGATCGCGTATTCGGTGCTGTGGTCGCCCGCGCAGGAAGGCCGCGCGCGGATCCTGCGCGAACTGCCGACGATGCGTCGCGAGCTCGCGCAAATGACCGCGCAGGCGAACGAGGCGAAGTCGCTGACTGCCGCCGCGCAGGGCGTCGCGCCGACCGGCCTGGCGCTGAAGGACGCGCTGATCGCGTCGCTGTCCGATCACGGGCTGCAGGGTGCGCAGGTGCAGATCGTCGGCAACGGCGTGCAGGTCCAGATGAAGAACGTGTCGTTCCCGGCGTGGACGCAGTGGCTCGACGATGCGCGCCGGCAGTTCAAGGTGCAGGTCGGCGAGGCGCACGCGACCGCGCTGAAGGAAGACGGGCAGGTCGACCTGACGGCCGTGATGCAACCTTCCGTACAGAAATAA
- the gspL gene encoding type II secretion system protein GspL — protein sequence MSTLIVSLPPREPAVPLQEWQWPELPFTLVDKAGHVQRAGRAALALLPRANATVLIVAARDVLLLAATVPPLKGPKLRQALPNIVEDQLIQDPLGCHIALDPDALPDGRRVLAVVDRAWFRTICDAFTAAGHRHLSAVPATRCLPVPRASAEAASAVPADGEVAGLADAAVAAVAVEPPARPALVAAVLGLATSVEPVLVEAGALPAAAGVPRLELAVARGALGEGFAAPASSAAGTLAALARGGDVELYELGEPGAEPRLASVGRTDGPLLPGAAPLSFDAFARRALAERFDLCQFEFESQPWRFDRATVKRLRVPLALVAATLGVAVIGMNLHWWKLSRERDALSAQVTETLLSAFPKTTTVLDPPAQMQRQLDQLRLAAGELSPNDFLALSSGLSRSMGALPLNGIASLDYHDRRLDVGFKPEVKVDPDFTQRLARNGLSGEVDSNTGKWTIRSRS from the coding sequence GTGAGCACGTTGATTGTTTCTTTGCCGCCGCGCGAGCCTGCCGTGCCGTTGCAGGAATGGCAGTGGCCCGAGCTGCCGTTCACGCTCGTCGACAAGGCCGGGCATGTGCAGCGCGCCGGCCGCGCCGCGCTCGCGCTGCTGCCGCGCGCGAATGCGACGGTGCTGATCGTCGCCGCGCGCGACGTGCTGCTGCTGGCCGCGACCGTGCCGCCGCTCAAGGGACCGAAGCTGCGCCAGGCGCTGCCCAACATCGTCGAGGATCAGCTGATCCAGGATCCGCTCGGTTGCCACATCGCGCTCGATCCGGACGCGCTGCCCGACGGGCGCCGCGTGCTGGCCGTGGTCGACCGCGCGTGGTTCCGCACGATCTGCGACGCGTTCACGGCGGCCGGCCATCGGCACCTGAGCGCGGTGCCCGCGACCCGCTGCCTGCCGGTGCCGCGCGCGTCGGCCGAAGCGGCATCCGCCGTGCCGGCCGACGGTGAGGTCGCCGGCCTCGCCGATGCCGCGGTTGCCGCGGTCGCCGTCGAGCCGCCCGCCCGCCCGGCGCTGGTTGCCGCGGTGCTCGGGCTCGCGACGTCGGTCGAACCGGTGCTGGTCGAGGCCGGCGCACTGCCGGCCGCGGCCGGTGTGCCGCGCCTCGAACTCGCGGTTGCGCGCGGTGCGCTCGGCGAAGGCTTTGCGGCGCCCGCGTCGAGCGCCGCCGGCACGCTTGCCGCGCTCGCGCGCGGCGGCGACGTCGAACTGTACGAACTCGGCGAACCGGGCGCGGAGCCGCGGCTCGCATCGGTCGGCCGCACCGACGGCCCGCTGCTGCCGGGTGCCGCGCCGCTGTCGTTCGACGCGTTCGCGCGGCGCGCGCTGGCCGAGCGGTTCGATCTGTGCCAGTTCGAATTCGAGTCGCAGCCGTGGCGCTTCGATCGCGCGACGGTGAAGCGCCTGCGCGTGCCGCTCGCCCTCGTCGCGGCGACGCTCGGCGTGGCAGTGATCGGGATGAACCTGCACTGGTGGAAGCTGTCGCGCGAGCGCGATGCGCTGTCCGCGCAGGTCACCGAGACGCTGCTGTCCGCGTTCCCGAAGACGACGACGGTGCTCGATCCGCCCGCGCAGATGCAGCGGCAGCTCGACCAGTTGCGTCTGGCGGCGGGCGAGCTGTCGCCGAACGATTTCCTCGCGCTGTCGAGCGGGCTGTCGCGCTCGATGGGCGCGCTGCCGTTGAACGGCATCGCGTCGCTCGACTATCACGACCGGCGGCTCGACGTCGGCTTCAAGCCGGAGGTCAAGGTCGATCCCGATTTCACGCAGCGCCTCGCGCGCAACGGACTGTCCGGCGAAGTCGACAGCAACACGGGCAAATGGACGATCCGGAGCCGCTCATGA